The following DNA comes from Winogradskyella sp. PG-2.
TTTCTGTAATGACGAGTTGTAGTATTTCATTTTTATGCGATATATCAACATTTATTGACGCATTAAAATCAATTGCAACTTTATGCACTGGCTTAGTAAAGTCTTTTACTTTAGATAAGTTATAAATCTCAATTATTTTAGCTTCTTTGTTTTTTGATAATACATATAAGTCATCAGCATGGTAAAAGAGTTTAATAATTTCTAGAGATTCAGGAATGTCTATATTTAATTTTTTCTTGTAATCATTCTTATACAAAAACAAAATATTAAGCTGGGTTAAACCTCTTTTTTGAACCATTACAATTTCACCCGAAACCAGATTATAAGCAGCTTTATCAATACTATTAGAAGCATAAAATCGCGTTATTTTCTCAAAATTCTTATCATAAACATCTATGATATTTAAGCTCTTGTCAGCATTTGTATCTCTAATCAAAATAGCATCATCTTGACTTCCAACAAATTCAATGTTAGCTGCATTTTGCATCAATACTTTTTGGTCGAAAACACTGATACTAAATATTGAATCAGTTTTACCATCGCTAAAATTAAATTTTTGATTAATGGTTAAAACCCTATCGTCATTGGTTAATCGCATACTCTTTACAGGTATACCAGATGCTGGTCTCAATGTCTTTACTACCCGTTTTGATTCTGTACTGTAAGCTAAAATTTTACCAGACTCATCGGCTGTAAAGAAATATGGATATTTTTTTGAAGCGACAGTAGTTGTAATACTTGCAGAATGATAATCTCGTAATGTAATTTTCACTTCATCTTGTTGCCCGAAACTAAACGTATAGACACAACATAATACTAAGCAAAGTAAAATATTTTTCAAGCTTGAATTATTTACAAATTCCATAAGTTTCACAAAGTGAATTTTCAATTTCAGATTCATTAAAGCCCAAAGTCTTTAAATCATTAATTAAGTCTTTATAACTCGTTTTTATTGACTCATACTCTACTCTATCAATTAATGTGAATGAATAAAACGGAATATTCTTAAGATTAGGAAACTCAGATATAGAAACTGACCATTGAAAACTAACTCCTTGGGAAAAAATAGAATGATCTTTATATAATGATAACTCACTTCCGTTTGTAGCAAACTTAAAAATCTCCTCAGTTTCTATATTTTTGATAAAAAGATAGTATTGAGGCGTGTCTTTATCTGTAGTCCATTTAAAGGTTAATTTAGAACTTGCTAGCATAGTACTATCAATTGGAGATTGCATTAATAAATCACCTCTAAATACTCCCCCTATAATAGTCTTACCTGAATTTTTTTTAAGTAATTCGTCCCAAATAAGCTTAAAGTATTTAGACGTTAAACCCTTAGCATTTTTTAGAACATTATGTTCTAAAATCTTATTATAGTTATACTCTCCAGATTTACTGATTTGAAAGGCCTCCCCTTTAGAATTAATTGCAGTTATTTTAGTAGACTCATTAACTAACAATGAAGATTTTTCGTTTATATAAGTGCCTTTTGTCAAGGGCTTAAGCGTATTTGCAATTTTACCGTACGCACTTCCTTTAAGTTTAAAGACACAAAGACTATCTTGAGCACTTAATGCGATAGTAAAACTAAATAACAGTATTATAACAAATGACTTTCCCATTTAAATTTCTTATTAAGATATCTAACTAAGTACTCATAATAGTCTATCATTTCAATTCCTAATAAACATAATAGAATTATAGGTACAACACTTATATAAACGTTAACCTGTAACAATAATAAGGCCAAATATAAAAACACAACAGAAAGCACAAGCTGTACTATTTTTTCTGTAATATCAAAAATAAAACTACTTCGCTTGTATAGTTTCATAGCAAAAAATATGGTAAAAAAACAAAGTATGAAAGCTATTAAATAGGTAGAAAATACAGTAACTCTATATATTAAATTTTGCTTAGAGAGCATATTCAAAATATTTGCATGCACTACAACACCATATGTATCTGGTACTGCTCTACCAACCCATTCTTCATTAAGCGGTGTAAAGTGTCTATCCTCAATATCAAATTCTTCTTTACCGTCACCAAAATATCCTAATATGACTACAGCATCTTTTAATGCAGGAATCTTATCAGAACTAGAAATTTTATCAATATCAAAATTTAGAAATACATCTTGATTACCAATGTAGTTTATTGGTATGGGCTTTTTCAATTCTTTTGACGCGTATTCTTTATCTATATAGCCAGCATTTAAGGCCAATTGAACCGCAAAGGCATATTCTTTATTGTCTTTCCCTTTAACACCTATGAAATCTCTTATAACTGTGTTTTGACCTTTTAAATTTAAGTTGATATAGCCTTTCTTTTCATCTTTTACTTTGAAGTAATTATGATTATAAACAATAGAATCATTTTCGTGATAGTAGGCAGTAACTATATTTTTATTTTCTACTAATAAATGTTTTAAAATCGAATCTGTAAATTCTAATTTACGGTCTTTAAAAATAATATCTACGCCAATAACTTTAGGCTTTTGCTTTTGTATTTCTGTTATAGTCCGTGAGAGTTGAAAACGATCTGCATGCTTAATATTAACAAGAATGATTTTATCATTTAATTGTTCTTTATCTAAACGCTTAGAATAAAATATATCTGTAAATTTAAAATCCTTGAATGCCTTTTCAAATGGGTCTATTATGGAAAGATTAACAAATACAAAATAGAGTAATCCTGCAACAATAAAAGTCATAACAGTGCATAAAAATGCATCTCTATATAACAGCTTATTTGTTGACCACTTCATATAAATTAATTTGTGATTTTCTCAATGACAGACGCTCCATCTGTGATAATAGCATCTTTATTATCACTTAGCATACTTGGTAGTTTATTAATGTATTTACTTTTATTACCTTCATACTCTTCTAACCTAACATTCACTTTAACAACACCATAATTACTATTGTCATCAACTAATGTTGTTGTTGGTATATCATAATACCATGGTGACAAGATTGGTTTATGTATTAAATTATCTGCACCATATTTTAAATCTTTGAAATCATATTCTTGTTCTATGAGTGTTGCACTAATTGGTGTACCATCATCACCTCGCCACTGTCCTTCTATAGCTACTGATACTCTAGCATTTAAATCTTCATCGGTATAAACTTTAGTTTTAGAAAAGAAAACTCGTAGTTCATTAAAGCTTAATCTTGTAATCCCAGGATTCTCAGGATCACTTATAAGCTCAATAACTGCATAAAAATTCAGCATATCATCTTCTTCAATTCTTATCACATCATTAACGCTTAAAGCACCTGTATTGCCTCTAGTTTTAGGTAGCGCATTAAATTCATCCTTTACAATTGTTTTGATTTTATCTTTCTCACCAGTATCATTTGGCTTTGAATATTTCTTAATATGGATTTCTTTATAAGTTTTTTCTACATCACCCAAATCTGTATTATAATAATTATTAATGGAGAGCGATTGAGAATAGGTATTTGATAAGGATTTAGACGTCTTTTCTGCTAAATAAGAAGCACCAAAAAATATACCTTCTAAGGCAGCTTCTATTAATCCGCCACGTGTCTGTGGCTTTTTTAACTCTACTACAAATTCTTCGTTAGATTGAATATTAGACCTTTGATGCACTTTACAAGAGCATAATAGCATTATTAATACCAGTGAAAATATTTTTTTCATATTATATAATTATAGGTTCCCTAAGTTATTAATTAATCTTTAACTAATTAATAATTTTAAATTCTTTAAGTTCTATTAAACAAAAACACTGCCAAATGGTTCGTTTAGAACCTAAATTAAAAATCAAGATAGCTATAAAACAAAGAAAAGTCTACATTAAAAATGTAGACTTTTCTTTTATTAGTGACCTCGACAGGATTCAAACCTGTAACCTCTTGAGCCGTAATCAAGTGCGCTATTCAGTTGCGCCACGAGGCCTTTTAAAGTGGGTGCAAATATAATACAATTATTAAAAAACAACCAAACTATTTATTTCAAAATTGTAATTGTATTTTTGAAGTATGATTTCTAAAGAATTACTTCAACCATTTGAATACTTATTTGATTCAGAAATTATTAATAATATCTTAAATTCCGCTTCTTTAAAGACTTTTAAAAAGCATGAAATCATAATAGATATTGGACAAAACTTAAGTTTTGTCCCATTTCTTATTAGTGG
Coding sequences within:
- a CDS encoding CHASE2 domain-containing protein; amino-acid sequence: MKWSTNKLLYRDAFLCTVMTFIVAGLLYFVFVNLSIIDPFEKAFKDFKFTDIFYSKRLDKEQLNDKIILVNIKHADRFQLSRTITEIQKQKPKVIGVDIIFKDRKLEFTDSILKHLLVENKNIVTAYYHENDSIVYNHNYFKVKDEKKGYINLNLKGQNTVIRDFIGVKGKDNKEYAFAVQLALNAGYIDKEYASKELKKPIPINYIGNQDVFLNFDIDKISSSDKIPALKDAVVILGYFGDGKEEFDIEDRHFTPLNEEWVGRAVPDTYGVVVHANILNMLSKQNLIYRVTVFSTYLIAFILCFFTIFFAMKLYKRSSFIFDITEKIVQLVLSVVFLYLALLLLQVNVYISVVPIILLCLLGIEMIDYYEYLVRYLNKKFKWESHLL